The genomic window CAGTCCGCAGGCCGCCAGCAAAGCCGCCCATGTCCCGATCAGTCACCCGCAAGTTTGGCCCGCCGCGCTGGCAGTGGCAGTGTCGCAGGGCCTGATGGTTACCTTGATGAGCCTGACGCCCCTACGGGCGCACAACATGGGCATGGAGCATCCAGCCATCGCCGGACTCGTCACCATTCACATTGCCGGAATGTACGGCCTCGGCTGGTTGACTGGCCCGCTGATTGACCGCTTCGGGGTGCGCTTCGGCTACCTCGCTGGCGCGGCCCTCTTGCTGCTGGCCGCGCTGAGCGCTCCGGCGGGTCGACTGTGGCTGGCTCCCAGCATGTTCCTCTTGGGGCTGGGCTGGAATCTGGGCTTTTTGGCGGGCAGCAAAGCGCTGACCAATTTCCGGGGAGCGCAGGGCAAAGTGGACGCGCTGGCTTATCTGACCGCCGGAGTCGGCACCCTCAGCGGCGGGCTGATTCTCAACCGCTTCGGCTTCGAGCCGCTGGCCTGGGGGTGCGCCGCGCTCAGTTCGCTGCTGCTGATCAGCGCTTGGTACGGGGGCCTGAGCCGTCCGGCAGCGGCAGTGGCCGCAGATTGAGTGCGGCTTATCCCGTAGCATGGCAGACATGACCGCCGCACCCGTTTCCACTCCCACCACGCCTACGCCGACACTGTTGTGGATCTCGCTGCTGACCGTGTATCTGGTGTGGGGCAGCACCTACTTCTTCATTAAAGTGGCGATTGGCTCGCTGCCGCCGCTGGGGATGCTGGGCCTGCGCTTCTTGGTGGCGGGCGCAGTGCTCTATCCGGTTTTGCGTTCGCGCGGTCTGCCCGCTCCCACCCGGCAAGGTTGGCTGTGGAGCGCTGTCATCGGCACACTGCTGCTTTTTGGCGGCACGGGCTTGGTGACGCTGGCGGAGAGAAGCGCCAGCAGCTCGGTGGCGGCCATGATGATTGCCGTCAGTCCGCTGTTCGCCGCTCTTTTCGGGCGCATCTGGGGAGAGAAGACCGGCGGGCGCGAGTGGGCCGGTATCGGAGTGGGACTTCTGGGCATCGGACTGCTCAACCTCTCGGAACTCCACGCCACGCCGCTGGCCGCCTTCTTGCTGCTGCTCGCTCCGATCTGCTGGACTTTTGGCAGCCAGTGGTCGCGTCACTTGCCGCTGCCCAGCGGCCTGATGAACAGCGCCGCCCAAATGCTGATCGGTGGGCTGGTGCTCTTGCTGCTCAGCGGCGTGTCGGGCGAACGCTGGCATACCCCGACGGCGGCGAGCGCTTGGGCTTTGGTGTACTTGATCGTTTTTGGCAGCTTGCTGGCCTACAGCGCTTACACCTATCTGGTGATCCACACCCGCCCGGCGCTGGCAACCAGCTACGCTTATGTCAACCCGCTGGTGGCGGTGCTGATCGGGGTCGGATTTGGCGGCGAGAGCCTGCGCCCGCTGGGGTGGGTGGCGCTGGCCGTCATCGTGGGCGGTGTGGGCCTGATGGCCTGGCCGCGCAAAGGAGTCAAGGTGGCCGAAGCGCCCGCGTGAAGCTGGCCCGCTTCTCTTCTCGCCCACCCATTCCCGCTCGTTCCCAGTCACCCTGCGCCACCTCTGATTCACTCCGCGCCGCTGCTGTGCTACAATCCTTGAGTTTGCCCATTTAAGGGCGAGTTGCCATGTCTGGCTGGCCGCGCCTTGGCGTCGGCCCCGCCGTGAGAAGGAGAAGTTTAATGAAGCGTACCTACCAACCCAACACCCGCAAACGCGCCAAAACCCACGGCTTTCGCGCCCGCATGAAGACCACCGCAGGCCGCGCCGTGCTGGCCCGCCGCCGCGCCAAGGGCCGCCAACAGCTCACCGTTGCCGACGAGAAGTAAGCCGCACGGCTGCGCTTCCCTGTAACTTATGTCCCCTTCCAGCGTCACTGACCCGGCCCCGCGCCCAGCAGTGGCGCTGACTTCATTGCGCGGCGAAAAGGAATTCCGCAAAGTTCGCCAGCACGGGCAAGTCGTCCGTCACGCGCTGTTTACCCTGCGCGTGACCGATTATCGCCCGCGCTACGGTGAAAAGTGGTTGCCACGCGCCATGATTGGCATTGTGGTGCCCAAGAAGACCCTCAAGCTGGCGGTCAAGCGCAACCGCGTGCGCCGACGCGTGCGCGAGGCGCTGCGAACCTTGCCGAGTTTGCCGCCTTGCCGCGCCACCATCTACCCCAATGAAGCGGCGCTCAAAGCCCCTTTTGCCGAGTTGCAAACGGCGCTGAACAAGGCTTTGTCGGGTGACTTCAAGGCCAAAAAGAAGAAGCCAGTGCCAAAAGCGCCCGCTTCAACCCAGCCAACCCGAACGGAAGCCAAACCGTGAGCGGGGCCTCTAAGCTGATGCTCGGGGCGGTGCGCGGCTATCAGCGCCACCTCTCGCCGCTCAAAGGTGCGCCGACTTGCCGCTTTACCCCGACGTGCAGTCAGTACGCCGCGCAGGCCATTGAAAAGCACGGCGCACTGCGGGGCGCTTGGCTGGCGACTTGGCGCATTGCCCGCTGTCAACCCTTCAACGCGGGCGGCTTTGACCCCGTGCCGGAGGTGTTTCCAAAGCCCCGTTCTCCGGCTGACCACCCCGCCCACTCAGATGCCGCAACTGCCCACCCCGTACCGCTGACCTCAGTCAAATCAGACCCGCCCGCTTCTAGCAAATGAGAGAGTGACACTATGACGAAACTTCCGCGCTCCGGCGCTCGCAAATGGCTTTACGGGACAATGGCAGCCGCGCTGGCCTTGGTGCTGACCGGCTGCGGTGTCGGTCAGCCGGGATCGTTCGGCCATGTGCTCCAGTCGGGCTGGATTCAGGCAGACATTGACGGCAACGGCACCAAAGACCTGATCGCCCAGACCAACCTTGCCGACGTGGTGTTTAACCCTGAAGGCGAGATCATCGGCTGGTACATCAAGGTCAACCCCGGCTCGCAGCTGATTAAAGCCAACAACGACGGCACCTACAACTTTGATCAGCTCAAGGGTGGCCTCTCGATCAACTTGGTGGGCGGGCGCAACGGAGCCGACAACAAAGCGCTGCTGATCAGTGGGCGCAAAGCGCTGCAAGTCGCGCTGCCCGGCAACACCGCCGCGCCCACTGCCCAAGCGCCGGTGACCACCAGCGACCTCAAGCAAAACCGCCTCGACGCCACCTTCGTCTATACGCAAGGCGGCGTGACCGTCACCAAAAAAGTGACGCTACATCCGCGCCAGTTCAGCATTCAGGCTGATGTGAACGTGGGCGGCGCGGGGGCCTATACCCTCAACTTTCCGGGCCTGGCCACCACCACCGACCCTGAAGTCAAGGCGCTGGCCACCGGCACGGCCCTGCCCACCACCACGGCGGGCACGGTGGCGAGTGCTGCTTACGCCGCGCTGCAAACGCCCATCAGCGGGCTGTTTCACAACTCACAGACCGCCGCCGCGCTGATCGTTCGCCCGCAGCAGGGTGGACAGGGCGGCACGCCAGTGGCGGGGCCGCTGAACGTGACCACCACCGGCGGTACGGATGCCAATAT from Deinococcus detaillensis includes these protein-coding regions:
- the rpmH gene encoding 50S ribosomal protein L34: MKRTYQPNTRKRAKTHGFRARMKTTAGRAVLARRRAKGRQQLTVADEK
- the rnpA gene encoding ribonuclease P protein component; translation: MSPSSVTDPAPRPAVALTSLRGEKEFRKVRQHGQVVRHALFTLRVTDYRPRYGEKWLPRAMIGIVVPKKTLKLAVKRNRVRRRVREALRTLPSLPPCRATIYPNEAALKAPFAELQTALNKALSGDFKAKKKKPVPKAPASTQPTRTEAKP
- the yedA gene encoding drug/metabolite exporter YedA, translating into MTAAPVSTPTTPTPTLLWISLLTVYLVWGSTYFFIKVAIGSLPPLGMLGLRFLVAGAVLYPVLRSRGLPAPTRQGWLWSAVIGTLLLFGGTGLVTLAERSASSSVAAMMIAVSPLFAALFGRIWGEKTGGREWAGIGVGLLGIGLLNLSELHATPLAAFLLLLAPICWTFGSQWSRHLPLPSGLMNSAAQMLIGGLVLLLLSGVSGERWHTPTAASAWALVYLIVFGSLLAYSAYTYLVIHTRPALATSYAYVNPLVAVLIGVGFGGESLRPLGWVALAVIVGGVGLMAWPRKGVKVAEAPA
- the yidD gene encoding membrane protein insertion efficiency factor YidD; this translates as MSGASKLMLGAVRGYQRHLSPLKGAPTCRFTPTCSQYAAQAIEKHGALRGAWLATWRIARCQPFNAGGFDPVPEVFPKPRSPADHPAHSDAATAHPVPLTSVKSDPPASSK